The Aptenodytes patagonicus chromosome 25, bAptPat1.pri.cur, whole genome shotgun sequence genome window below encodes:
- the STK11 gene encoding serine/threonine-protein kinase STK11, translating into MDMQEPQQLGMFAESELMSVGMDTFIHRIDSTEVIYQPRRKRAKLIGKYLMGDLLGEGSYGKVKEMLDSETLCRRAVKILKKKKLRRIPNGEANVKKEIQLLRRLRHKNVIQLVDVLYNEEKQKMYMVMEYCVCGMQEMLDSVPEKRFPVFQAHGYFCQLIDGLEYLHSQGIVHKDIKPGNLLLTTNGTLKISDLGVAEALHPFAEDDTCRTSQGSPAFQPPEIANGLDTFSGFKVDIWSAGVTLYNITTGLYPFEGDNIYKLFENIGKGDYTIPEDCGPPLSDLLRGMLEYDPAKRFSIQQIRQHNWFRKKHAQAEALVPIPPSPETKDRWRSMTAVPYLEDLHGYNEEEDDDLYDIEDDIIYTQDFTVPGQVPEEEAGQNGQSRGKGLPKAVCMNGTETGQLSTKSKAERRASASSNPSRKACSASSKIRKLSTCKQQ; encoded by the exons ATGGATATGCAGGAGCCACAGCAGCTGGGTATGTTTGCAGAGAGCGAGCTGATGTCTGTGGGGATGGACACTTTTATCCATCGCATTGACTCTACGGAGGTCATCTACCAGCCACGGCGGAAAAGGGCCAAGCTCATTggcaaatacctgatgggagacTTACTTGGAGAAGGGTCTTACGGCAAAGTCAAGGAGATGTTGGACTCTGAAACCCTCTGTAGGAGAGCtgtgaaaatactgaagaagaaGAAGCTACGCAGAATTCCCAATGGGGAGGCAAATGTGAAAAA gGAAATTCAGCTCCTGCGACGATTACGGCACAAAAATGTTATCCAGTTGGTAGATGTATTATACaatgaagagaagcagaaaat GTATATGGTGATGGAGTACTGTGTGTGTGGGATGCAGGAAATGCTGGACAGTGTCCCAGAAAAGAGGTTTCCAGTTTTTCAGGCTCACGG GTACTTTTGTCAGCTTATAGACGGCTTAGAATACTTGCACAGCCAAGGGATTGTCCACAAGGATATAAAACCGGGGAACCTCCTGCTAACAACCAATGGGACACTGAAAATATCTGATTTAGGCGTAGCAGAG GCATTGCATCCGTTTGCAGAGGATGACACGTGCAGAACGAGCCAAGGGTCGCCAGCATTCCAGCCACCAGAAATTGCCAATGGCCTTGACACCTTTTCAGGCTTTAAAGTAGACATCTGGTCCGCAGGGGTCACACT ATACAACATTACAACGGGTCTATACCCCTTTGAAGGGGATAATATCtataaattatttgaaaacatcGGGAAAGGTGACTACACAATTCCAGAGGATTGTGGTCCTCCACTCTCAGACTTATTGAGAG ggATGCTTGAATACGACCCAGCCAAGAGATTTTCAATACAGCAGATAAGGCAGCACAA TTGGTTTCGTAAGAAACATGCTCAGGCAGAGGCTCTGGTGCCCATACCTCCCAGCCCAGAAACAAAGGACAGGTGGAGAAGTATGACGGCGGTGCCTTATCTGGAAGATCTGCATGGCTACAAtgaggaagaagatgatgacTTGTATGACATTGAAGATGATATCATCTACACTCAGGACTTCACAGTACCAG GACAGGTgcctgaggaggaggcagggcagAACGGGCAGAGCCGCGGCAAAGGGCTGCCCAAGGCCGTGTGCATGAACGGGACGGAGACGGGACAGCTGAGCACCAAATCGAAGGCAGAGCGGCGGGCGAGCGCCTCTTCCAACCCCTCCCGCAAggcctgctctgccagcagcaagaTCCGCAAGCTCTCCACCTGCAAGCAGCAGTGA